One Synergistaceae bacterium genomic window carries:
- a CDS encoding TRAP transporter small permease translates to MKILTKIYYWLISLLAVIGMLGYIAAVVVQVFSRTFLPVVPSWTEEAARYLFIYSVAVGAAAVSLKDEYARVDIFTSKFSPSFKKCYEILVCLILIIFDVYLAYYSVPKFVFLRFRMVSTAMQLPMQWINFSVLLFVILQAVSYAIKIILLLFGTDSKELLASPQEESIGNYDVEEVLQ, encoded by the coding sequence GTGAAGATTCTCACAAAAATTTATTACTGGCTGATTTCTTTATTAGCTGTAATAGGAATGCTCGGTTATATTGCGGCAGTAGTCGTTCAAGTTTTCAGCAGGACATTTTTGCCCGTTGTTCCTTCGTGGACTGAAGAGGCAGCGAGATATTTATTTATTTATTCTGTTGCAGTGGGGGCGGCAGCTGTATCACTCAAAGACGAATACGCTAGAGTCGATATTTTTACGTCAAAATTTTCGCCAAGTTTCAAAAAATGTTATGAGATTCTAGTCTGCCTGATATTAATTATATTTGATGTATATCTTGCTTATTATTCAGTGCCTAAATTCGTATTCTTGCGCTTCAGAATGGTATCAACGGCCATGCAGCTTCCTATGCAGTGGATAAATTTTTCTGTCTTGTTATTCGTAATATTGCAGGCTGTATCTTATGCTATTAAGATAATATTATTGCTTTTCGGGACTGACTCTAAAGAATTACTTGCAAGTCCCCAGGAGGAGTCAATCGGAAATTATGACGTTGAGGAGGTCCTTCAATAA
- a CDS encoding HDIG domain-containing protein: MIPTREQALNLLKQYNNEESHIHHAIAVESTMRHFAEIFHEDPDLWGIVGILHDIDWEETSATPEQHCHLAPEILRNAGVDENIIHAVVSHGFGICSDVEPSNQMERTLFTIDELTGLVITAGLVRPSKSLSDLELKSVKKKWKDKAFARGVNREIIKQGAEKMNMPLDDVISETIIALRPVEKLIGM, encoded by the coding sequence ATGATACCAACTAGAGAACAGGCTTTGAATCTCTTAAAGCAATATAATAATGAAGAGTCCCACATTCACCACGCTATAGCAGTTGAAAGCACTATGAGGCATTTTGCTGAAATTTTCCACGAAGACCCGGATTTATGGGGCATTGTAGGAATCCTTCACGATATAGACTGGGAAGAAACAAGCGCGACCCCTGAACAGCACTGCCACTTAGCACCTGAAATTTTACGAAATGCAGGAGTCGACGAAAATATAATTCATGCTGTAGTCTCTCACGGATTCGGAATTTGCAGCGATGTTGAGCCGTCTAATCAAATGGAGCGCACACTCTTTACTATTGACGAATTAACGGGACTTGTAATAACTGCCGGACTCGTAAGACCCTCGAAATCTTTATCTGACCTTGAACTCAAATCCGTAAAGAAAAAATGGAAAGATAAAGCCTTTGCACGCGGAGTGAATCGCGAAATTATCAAACAGGGAGCCGAAAAAATGAATATGCCCCTCGATGATGTCATAAGCGAGACTATTATCGCACTTAGACCCGTTGAAAAATTAATCGGAATGTAA
- a CDS encoding iron ABC transporter permease: MSLWTSAIFLAIISIWRITSGEWDINLSEVFYFLVNGGESYQALIIRSVRLPRLLCSIGTGGLLSVSGVILQGLLANPLAEPYTLGIASGAAFGASLGIMAGNFFIMPCAMTGALTALVLTGIIALKSGNNAVILAGVISNAILSAGVTFLKSISGDKIGSIVLWLMGSFSGAGFNNFYAILFGSILVILPAYILAPLLDAMSLGQDRAAVLGVNENLVRIILLLTTSTGTALAVSSFGVIGFVGLAVPHISRAIVGASHRKLIIHAFFMGACLMTLADGLAQRLGELPAGVITALTGGPFFCWLLARK, encoded by the coding sequence TTGAGCTTATGGACTAGCGCGATATTTCTAGCAATAATATCAATATGGCGAATTACTTCAGGCGAATGGGACATAAATTTGTCTGAAGTTTTTTATTTTCTCGTGAACGGCGGAGAATCTTATCAGGCTTTAATAATTCGTTCTGTGAGATTGCCGCGCTTGTTATGCTCAATCGGGACGGGCGGATTATTGAGCGTTTCAGGAGTAATTTTACAGGGCTTGCTTGCTAATCCTTTGGCCGAGCCATATACGCTGGGAATTGCGTCCGGAGCTGCTTTCGGTGCATCACTGGGAATAATGGCAGGAAATTTTTTTATTATGCCTTGTGCCATGACGGGGGCGTTAACTGCGCTTGTTTTGACAGGAATAATCGCTCTTAAATCCGGAAATAATGCGGTAATTTTAGCGGGCGTTATCTCAAATGCTATACTTTCAGCCGGAGTTACTTTCTTGAAATCAATATCGGGCGACAAAATAGGCTCAATTGTTTTATGGCTGATGGGCAGTTTTTCGGGAGCAGGATTCAATAATTTTTACGCGATTTTATTCGGGAGTATTCTAGTGATTTTGCCTGCGTATATTCTTGCGCCTTTACTCGATGCAATGTCGCTCGGTCAAGATAGGGCCGCAGTCTTAGGAGTAAATGAGAATCTTGTGAGAATTATTTTATTGCTTACGACTTCAACGGGGACTGCTTTAGCTGTAAGTTCATTCGGAGTAATAGGCTTTGTAGGGCTGGCAGTGCCTCATATTTCTCGCGCAATAGTCGGAGCCTCACACAGAAAATTAATTATACACGCGTTTTTTATGGGAGCCTGCTTAATGACTCTAGCTGATGGACTCGCACAGAGACTCGGCGAACTTCCTGCAGGAGTGATTACAGCTTTGACGGGAGGGCCGTTTTTCTGCTGGCTGTTAGCGAGAAAATAA
- a CDS encoding TRAP transporter substrate-binding protein has product MKKFLCLVLVMLLASCFAAFAAEHTITVTHIVDEAHSWHKASEFFKQEVEKRSGGKIEVKIYPNSQLGNEIDTIQSALTGGGVDVVITGESMMTYVPELGILGVPYLMTSDAHVEAIAGGEIGKEIENLMLMDGAGFRCLAYFVRGPRDVTANKAIRTPDDIKGLIIRTPASTITVSTFESFGAKPTPMAFSEVFTSLQSGTIQGQENPLAMIKSGNFYEVQKYLCKTEHLRTWLYFAMSEQSFQALPADLQKIVLEVGKEMQAYEHELFLKDEAELEGFLQSKGMTIINDVDQAAFAKLADDAMQKLMEGEYKYLKPLYDKIKAAEPK; this is encoded by the coding sequence ATGAAGAAATTTTTATGTTTAGTGCTTGTTATGTTGCTTGCGTCATGTTTTGCTGCTTTTGCTGCCGAACACACAATAACAGTAACTCACATTGTTGACGAAGCTCACTCATGGCACAAGGCGAGCGAATTCTTTAAGCAGGAAGTCGAGAAGCGTTCAGGCGGAAAAATTGAAGTCAAGATTTACCCTAACAGCCAATTAGGCAACGAGATCGACACGATTCAATCGGCTTTGACAGGCGGCGGCGTTGATGTAGTAATCACAGGCGAGTCAATGATGACATATGTTCCCGAACTTGGAATCTTAGGCGTGCCCTATTTAATGACGAGTGATGCCCACGTTGAAGCAATTGCAGGCGGAGAAATCGGCAAAGAAATCGAAAACTTAATGTTAATGGACGGTGCAGGATTCAGGTGTCTTGCTTATTTCGTAAGAGGCCCCCGCGATGTTACAGCTAATAAAGCAATTCGCACCCCCGATGACATTAAAGGCTTGATAATCAGGACTCCAGCGTCAACTATAACCGTATCAACTTTTGAGTCATTCGGAGCAAAGCCCACCCCTATGGCATTCTCTGAAGTCTTCACAAGTTTACAGAGCGGGACTATTCAAGGCCAAGAAAACCCCTTAGCTATGATAAAGTCAGGAAATTTCTACGAAGTCCAGAAATATTTATGCAAGACCGAGCATTTAAGAACATGGCTTTATTTCGCAATGAGTGAGCAAAGTTTTCAGGCATTACCGGCAGATCTGCAAAAAATAGTTCTCGAAGTCGGCAAAGAAATGCAGGCTTATGAACATGAATTATTCTTGAAAGATGAGGCCGAACTTGAAGGCTTCTTACAGTCTAAGGGCATGACAATTATTAACGATGTAGATCAAGCAGCATTTGCAAAACTCGCGGACGATGCTATGCAAAAATTAATGGAAGGCGAATACAAATATTTAAAGCCTCTCTATGACAAAATCAAAGCAGCTGAACCGAAATAA
- the add gene encoding adenosine deaminase, whose product MKKLKFFALILVILLIAGNSFAADKKYIDLHLHLDGAITLDIAKKLADLQNIKLPADNDSELEKLLTVPDDCDDLDDFLECFELPLSLMQTPKGLRESVRLVLDNIQSQGLIYAEIRFAPQLHTKKGMNQEDAIKAALEGLRESSLKANIILCLMRENKSGSANFETLELARKYLVKDGGVVAIDLAGDESEYPTKNYKKFFDLAKKYNIPFTIHAGEGAGAQSVKDAINFGALRIGHGIRSYESPEVVALIKEKGIFLEICPTSNKLTRAVKNMKDYPFMKFLRDGLRVTLNTDDMGIENTTLPREYEYMRKEFGLTPEDERVILNNAIDGAFTTDEVKKFLRNTIFGETNIKF is encoded by the coding sequence ATGAAAAAATTAAAATTTTTTGCGCTGATTCTAGTTATATTATTAATTGCTGGTAATTCATTTGCTGCTGACAAGAAATATATAGACTTGCATTTGCACTTAGACGGAGCTATTACACTTGATATTGCGAAAAAATTAGCTGACTTGCAAAATATTAAATTGCCTGCTGATAATGACTCAGAGCTTGAGAAATTATTAACTGTTCCTGATGACTGCGATGATCTTGACGATTTTCTCGAATGCTTTGAGCTGCCTTTATCGTTAATGCAGACTCCCAAGGGACTCCGTGAAAGTGTTAGACTCGTGCTTGATAATATTCAGTCTCAGGGATTAATTTATGCTGAAATCAGATTCGCGCCTCAGTTACACACAAAAAAGGGCATGAATCAGGAAGATGCAATTAAAGCAGCCTTAGAAGGTTTACGGGAGTCGAGTCTCAAAGCAAATATAATTTTATGCTTAATGCGCGAGAATAAAAGCGGGTCAGCAAATTTTGAGACTTTAGAACTTGCGCGAAAATATTTAGTGAAGGACGGCGGAGTTGTAGCTATTGACTTGGCCGGAGACGAGTCAGAATATCCGACTAAGAATTACAAGAAATTTTTTGATCTGGCAAAAAAATATAATATCCCCTTTACTATTCATGCCGGAGAAGGTGCAGGGGCTCAAAGTGTGAAGGACGCTATTAATTTCGGAGCATTACGAATCGGACACGGAATAAGAAGTTACGAATCTCCCGAAGTTGTTGCGCTCATAAAGGAAAAAGGGATCTTTCTCGAAATTTGCCCGACAAGTAATAAATTAACTCGTGCAGTTAAGAATATGAAAGATTACCCCTTCATGAAATTTTTACGTGATGGATTAAGAGTTACACTAAATACTGATGATATGGGAATCGAGAATACTACTTTGCCGCGCGAATATGAATACATGCGAAAAGAATTCGGCCTTACTCCTGAAGATGAGCGTGTTATATTAAATAATGCGATTGACGGAGCATTTACGACTGATGAAGTCAAAAAATTTCTGCGTAATACTATATTCGGTGAAACAAATATAAAATTTTAA
- a CDS encoding sirohydrochlorin cobaltochelatase, translated as MNKFLCALVLVTLLIPASAFAADSDSSKTAILVVSFGTSMPEARKAIDNLVNAAKDNFPDSEVRLSFTSNIIRRKLAESGDIIDTPVIALAKLNDERFTDVYVMPTHMIPGVEYDELKNVVEAFRTLRGKYGFRKLKLGVPFLNSPHDCSGMADVLMMRFKTQLEDKETGIILMGHGTPNHFANGLYPQLQLALNQRAHGRFFVGTVESSPLINDVLAELKLHPEIKKLVLSPLMIVAGDHANNDLADPLDSKSWLSILKNKGYQEITTYLVGLGEDENLKREFVRQILELMD; from the coding sequence ATGAATAAATTTCTATGTGCTTTAGTTCTTGTTACGTTATTAATTCCTGCGAGTGCATTTGCTGCTGATTCGGACTCCAGTAAAACCGCGATTCTTGTCGTCTCGTTCGGTACATCAATGCCAGAGGCCCGCAAAGCAATTGACAATTTAGTCAACGCCGCAAAAGATAATTTTCCGGATTCTGAAGTCAGACTCTCATTTACTTCTAATATTATACGGCGAAAACTTGCAGAATCAGGCGACATTATAGACACTCCTGTTATTGCTCTTGCGAAATTGAACGATGAAAGATTTACGGACGTTTATGTAATGCCGACTCACATGATTCCCGGAGTTGAGTATGACGAACTTAAAAACGTTGTCGAAGCGTTTAGAACTTTACGGGGCAAATATGGATTCAGAAAATTAAAGCTAGGAGTCCCCTTTCTTAACAGCCCTCATGACTGCTCAGGAATGGCCGACGTTCTTATGATGAGATTCAAGACGCAGCTTGAAGACAAAGAGACCGGAATTATCTTAATGGGACATGGAACGCCTAATCATTTCGCTAATGGACTTTACCCGCAGTTACAACTGGCACTAAATCAACGGGCACACGGGAGATTCTTTGTCGGAACTGTTGAATCATCACCGCTAATTAATGACGTGTTAGCAGAGTTAAAGCTCCACCCTGAAATCAAAAAATTAGTCCTGAGTCCCCTCATGATAGTAGCAGGAGATCACGCAAATAACGACTTGGCCGACCCTTTAGACTCTAAATCATGGCTAAGTATATTAAAGAATAAAGGCTATCAAGAAATCACTACATATCTTGTAGGACTCGGAGAAGATGAAAATTTGAAACGCGAATTTGTGAGGCAGATTCTTGAGCTTATGGACTAG
- a CDS encoding response regulator transcription factor, with product MAVTILLADDHPLTRSGIAEFVRREESFKLVAEAEDGISAWQLIQELKPNVALLDIRMPGMDGVSVAQRVKNEGLNTSIVMLTSYDAQQYVIASLRAGARGFVLKTVSPKELTTAINTVAKGGLYLDPEVASVMGEQDFIPEQLSMREREVLLLAAKGLSSKEVAKRLYISERTVQTHLASIYDKLGSRNKTEALLLALKYGVVTLEELLEDDE from the coding sequence ATGGCTGTAACTATTTTACTTGCAGATGATCACCCTTTGACACGTTCGGGAATTGCTGAATTTGTCAGGCGTGAAGAAAGTTTTAAATTAGTCGCTGAGGCAGAGGACGGAATAAGCGCGTGGCAATTAATTCAAGAATTAAAACCTAATGTAGCACTCTTAGATATTCGTATGCCCGGAATGGACGGAGTCAGCGTTGCACAAAGAGTCAAAAATGAGGGCTTGAATACTTCAATAGTTATGCTTACTTCTTATGATGCCCAGCAATATGTAATAGCGTCACTACGGGCAGGCGCGCGGGGATTCGTGTTAAAAACTGTGAGTCCCAAAGAATTAACTACGGCAATTAACACAGTCGCAAAGGGAGGGCTTTATTTAGATCCTGAAGTCGCTTCAGTGATGGGAGAACAGGATTTTATACCTGAACAGCTTTCAATGAGAGAAAGAGAAGTGTTATTACTTGCTGCAAAAGGTTTATCAAGCAAAGAAGTAGCAAAACGCTTATATATCAGTGAACGCACAGTACAGACTCATTTGGCCTCGATTTATGACAAATTAGGCTCGCGAAACAAGACAGAGGCATTATTACTCGCGCTGAAATACGGGGTTGTTACTCTTGAAGAGTTGCTGGAGGACGACGAATAA
- a CDS encoding alpha/beta hydrolase — MPFLAVSDYTKIYYEDYGEGDTVLFIHGLGSSHMEMKNFINEFKSDYRCISYDQRGHGSSDRPLMHLNVKRLGQDLNELITYLNLKNITIIGHSMGAAAIFSYVNQFGCNRLKQIISVDMSPYMRNTVWKGGVVVGEHTDEDFLCELDRIFDDYGAGIWHIAKLMDPVLAKIPEDYSEAMKSLCREGKDPLTFASLWYSLFRTDQRPAMSKINVPFLYIMPENGLYSMVTADFIRENVKGGFKLEKDFPGTTHLILMEKPREVAECIKNFMEKGA, encoded by the coding sequence ATGCCATTTCTAGCAGTATCTGACTACACAAAAATTTACTATGAAGACTACGGCGAGGGCGATACGGTTTTATTTATTCACGGTCTAGGCTCTTCACATATGGAGATGAAAAATTTTATTAACGAGTTCAAATCTGATTATCGCTGTATTTCTTATGACCAGCGCGGGCACGGATCTTCTGACAGGCCTTTAATGCATTTGAACGTAAAGAGACTCGGCCAAGATCTGAATGAGTTAATCACATATTTAAATCTCAAGAATATAACTATAATAGGCCACTCAATGGGAGCAGCTGCAATTTTCAGCTATGTAAATCAATTCGGCTGTAACAGGCTCAAGCAAATTATTTCGGTTGATATGTCGCCTTATATGCGTAATACTGTCTGGAAGGGCGGCGTTGTTGTAGGTGAACACACTGACGAAGATTTTTTGTGCGAGCTTGACAGGATATTTGACGATTACGGCGCGGGAATCTGGCACATTGCGAAATTAATGGATCCAGTTTTAGCGAAAATCCCCGAAGATTATTCAGAAGCTATGAAGTCTCTTTGTAGAGAAGGTAAAGATCCCCTAACTTTTGCGAGTCTCTGGTACTCACTTTTTAGGACTGATCAACGCCCCGCAATGTCAAAAATTAATGTCCCGTTTTTGTATATTATGCCTGAAAATGGCTTATATTCAATGGTAACAGCTGATTTTATACGCGAGAACGTAAAAGGCGGCTTTAAACTTGAGAAAGATTTTCCGGGAACTACTCATTTAATTTTGATGGAGAAACCCCGCGAAGTTGCAGAATGTATCAAAAATTTCATGGAAAAAGGAGCGTAA
- a CDS encoding sensor histidine kinase: MFASLRKKFTSSKSHLLAWLLSALVIPSAAVVLVAIAGMVSQERAMDEAVSSYVQDLAESMSYHLASDSEVWAYSMLSEFTRLPFFSWGPSIPGWVALIGQDGRVVAASPGAMNISAIWNNTLPVGHAVKVEDKDGAQYTLAVQPVKRPSGGYVVAAVSWTQLLGGLVGVTRIWPALVVIIALSIFVAIRMLWRFLVIPLQSIVAEIDNMTLGKDVPEDLPDMAVQEIESVHFALVRSAQAAVDRNILRNNYVRDIVKAQEQERLDMAREIHDGPLQDITALLQQLHMAREEENNIERVKRTEVIAKTVVRELRSLCDELAPPWVDLGLVEALTELADRLAQVYYIGVFTDFDEDAKIEVDSEKTLSLLRIVQEAVSNAVRHGEASEVLIKLHKDDDDTLTLEISDNGRGFEAKNINHETLRVEGHRGLASMTERMSLMGGTVKITSTPGEGTIITAQFKA; this comes from the coding sequence ATGTTCGCAAGTTTACGCAAAAAATTTACAAGTTCAAAATCTCATCTTTTAGCGTGGCTGTTATCTGCGCTTGTAATTCCTTCTGCCGCTGTAGTACTCGTAGCAATTGCCGGAATGGTCAGCCAAGAACGGGCAATGGATGAAGCTGTGAGTTCATACGTTCAGGATCTCGCAGAAAGTATGTCATATCATTTAGCGTCAGATTCAGAAGTCTGGGCTTACTCAATGTTAAGCGAATTCACAAGACTCCCGTTTTTTTCTTGGGGGCCGTCAATTCCCGGGTGGGTTGCCTTAATCGGTCAAGACGGGCGGGTCGTTGCAGCTTCTCCCGGAGCTATGAATATTTCAGCAATCTGGAATAACACATTACCAGTCGGCCACGCTGTAAAAGTTGAAGACAAGGACGGAGCACAATATACTTTAGCAGTACAGCCCGTGAAACGTCCTTCAGGCGGTTATGTAGTAGCTGCTGTATCATGGACTCAATTACTCGGCGGCTTAGTAGGAGTTACAAGAATTTGGCCGGCTCTTGTCGTGATTATAGCGTTATCTATTTTCGTGGCGATTCGTATGTTATGGAGATTTCTTGTTATTCCTTTGCAGTCAATAGTCGCAGAAATTGATAATATGACACTGGGTAAAGACGTCCCCGAAGATTTGCCGGATATGGCCGTTCAGGAAATAGAGAGCGTACATTTTGCGCTGGTGAGATCAGCACAGGCCGCAGTCGACAGAAATATTTTGCGAAATAATTACGTCCGCGATATTGTGAAGGCTCAAGAACAGGAACGACTCGACATGGCTAGAGAAATTCACGACGGCCCATTGCAGGATATAACGGCATTATTGCAGCAATTACACATGGCACGTGAAGAAGAAAATAATATAGAACGAGTCAAACGCACTGAAGTAATAGCAAAAACTGTAGTTCGTGAGTTAAGATCTCTATGTGATGAACTCGCCCCGCCGTGGGTAGATCTGGGACTCGTTGAAGCCTTAACAGAATTAGCTGACAGATTAGCGCAGGTTTATTATATAGGAGTCTTTACGGATTTTGACGAGGACGCAAAAATTGAAGTCGACAGCGAGAAGACTCTATCTTTATTGCGAATAGTTCAGGAGGCCGTATCTAATGCAGTCAGACACGGTGAAGCCAGCGAGGTATTAATTAAGCTCCATAAAGATGACGATGATACTTTGACTCTAGAAATTTCGGACAATGGGCGGGGCTTTGAGGCAAAAAATATAAATCACGAAACTTTACGAGTCGAGGGACACAGGGGACTCGCGAGCATGACCGAACGAATGAGCTTAATGGGAGGCACTGTAAAAATTACTTCAACACCCGGCGAAGGTACTATTATCACAGCACAATTTAAAGCATAA